The Hydrogenispora ethanolica genome has a segment encoding these proteins:
- a CDS encoding Asp23/Gls24 family envelope stress response protein — MSETTKSSQSRPLGLVNISNNAIAMVAGIATLQCFGVIGMASRNIQDGISELLTGKDNLTKGIEVTINDDEQVYIDLSIIVEYGVRIKEVANNVIESVKYAVETQLGLKISKVNVIVQSVRTNKK, encoded by the coding sequence GTGTCGGAAACGACTAAGTCTTCTCAAAGTCGTCCTTTAGGTCTTGTCAACATCTCGAATAATGCGATTGCAATGGTTGCGGGAATCGCCACTTTACAGTGTTTCGGTGTGATTGGTATGGCTTCGCGGAATATCCAGGATGGTATTTCCGAATTGTTAACTGGAAAAGACAATTTAACCAAGGGCATTGAAGTCACCATCAATGATGATGAACAGGTTTATATTGACTTATCGATCATCGTTGAATATGGAGTCCGAATCAAAGAAGTGGCAAATAATGTCATTGAAAGCGTCAAATATGCGGTCGAAACGCAGCTTGGTTTGAAAATTTCCAAAGTGAATGTGATAGTCCAAAGTGTACGTACAAATAAAAAGTGA